TGGCTTCGTCCGGAGAGACGCGCATAAGGGCCGGATCACTGTTGCGCTGCACAATGGCCATCGACCCGGAACCCCGCTCACGTCTCGCCTCGCTCGCCGCCCCTGGCAGTGGGTGCTGCTCGCTTCCCTGTCGCTCGTCCTGGCGGCGCTGCTCGAATGGGCGGCGCTTCCGGCCGCGCTCCTCATCGGCCCCATGATCGCCGCCGTCGCCGCCGGCGTTTCAGGCGCCACGGTACGCCCCGCGCCGTCGCTGTTCGTGGCTGCGCAGGGCATCATCGGCTGCATGATCGTCAGCGCCATCGAACCCGCCCTTTTCAGGACGCTCCTGTCCGGCTGGCCGGTCATCCTCGCGGCGGTGCTCTCCACGCTCGCGGCGTCGAGCATTCTGGGCGCCATGGTCGCGCGCTGGGGTTCGCTGCCAGGCACGACGGCGGTCTGGGGGTCGGCGCCCGGCGCGGCGAGCGCCATGGTGGTGATGGCCGACGCCTTCGGCGCGGACGCCCGCCTGGTCGCCTTCATGCAGTACCTGCGCATGATCGTCGTCTCGATCTCGGCGGCGCTGCTGGCGCGGATCTGGGTGGACACGGGCGATCTCGAGCGTGAGGCGATCGTCTGGTTTCCGCGTCTTGCCGTGCCGGACTTCCCGATGACGCTGGCGATCGCCGCGATCGGCGCCTTCGGCGGGCGGATGAGCGGCATTCCGGGAGCCACTCTGCTCGGTCCCCTGGTGCTCGGGATACCGCTGCACCTGGGCCTCGGCCTCGACCTTCAATTGCCCGAATGGCTGCTGGCGGCGAGCTACGCCCTCATCGGCTGGACGATCGGCCTTCGCTTCACGCGGCCCGTCCTGCTGCATGCCGCGCGCGCCCTGCCGCAGATTGCGGCCGCGATCCTCGTGCTGATCGGCTTCTGCGCGGCGATCGGCGCAGTGCTCGCGTCGAGCTTCGACGTCGACCCGCTCACCGCCTTCCTCGCCACGAGCCCCGGAGGCATGGACACGGTGGCCATCATCGCTGCCGCCTCCGGCAGTGTCGACCTGTCCTTCGTCATGACGTTGCAGATGACGCGCTTCCTGATCGTGCTGCTCGTCGGGCCGCCGCTCGCCAGGACGATCGCCCGTCGCATGAGCCGCGGGTCGCCTTGATGAAGGCGCGATAAAGTCCTATCTCGCATTTCCACGTGCCCATTGAAGGATGTCGCGCAAGTGTCCGGTTCCGTTTCCCGTTTCCTAGGCGACAGTCCCCTGCGCGTGCTGCTCAAGCTCGCGGTTCTCTCCTTTCTCGTCGGCTTCGCCATGCATGCCTTCGGCTGGATGCCGATCGACGTCTGGTACGCCTTGCGGGATGCCGCGCTCGACATCTGGCGCATGGGGTTCGACGCGCTGGGCCGCTTCTTCAGCTACTTCGTGATCGGGGCCGTCGTGGTCGTTCCGATCTTCCTCCTGATACGCCTGCTGAGCTTCAGGCGCTGACCGGCTCGCGCTCGGTCGCGTCCGCCAGAGCGGCAGCGACCTCGAACAGGATGGCGTGGCGCTCGGCGAGCGCCGCGACGTCGTCGGAATAGCCGCCGCCGATCACGCCGCATACCGGCACGCCGGCCTGCCTGAAATGGCCGAGCACTGCGCGATCGCGCGAACGCAGCCCCTCGTCCGTCAGTGCGAGCTTGCCCAGCCTGTCGTCGGCATGCGGATCGACGCCCGCATTGTAGAAGACGATATCGGGTCGCGCATAGAGAGACAGGAGCGGAAGCAGTGGCTCCAGCTTGGCCATGTAGGCGGCGTCGCCGGTGCCGTCGGGCAGGCTCACGTCGAGATCCGACGGTATCTTGCGCGTCGGATAGTTCCTGTCCCCGTGCATGGAGAAGGTGAAGACACGCGGCTCGGCGGAGAAGATGTCGGCCGTTCCGTCCCCCTGATGGACGTCGAGATCGACGACGAGCACCCGCCGCACGGCGCCCTCGGCCAGCAGGGCGAGCGCCGCCACGCCGACGTCGTTGAACGTGCAGAAGCCGGCACCCTGGCCTCGGCGCGCGTGATGGCTGCCGCCCGCCGTATTGCAGGCCAGTCCGTTGGCGAGCGCCAGACGGGCGGCGAGCAGCGTGCCCGACGTCGCCAGATGCGCGCGCCGGGCAACCCGGTCGTCCACCGGAAAGCCGATGTCGCGCTCGATCGCTTCGGGAACGCTGCGCGCCAGAACCTGCTCGACGTAGATCGGGTCGTGGGCGAGCGACAGGAGATCGGCGCCGACCGGCCCGGGCTCGTGCAGGTGCGAAGATTTGATCAGGCCGCGCTTCCTCAGGGCATCCATGAGAAAGCTGTACTTCCCCATCGGGAAGCGGTGATGTGCCGGAAACCGGGCGTCGTAATCGGGATGGTGGACGATATCGATCGGCATCCTCTCCTAGCTAGGTCTGTGCGGGAGCGAAGAAAAGGCCTGCGGCGCACTATCGCGGACCGAAGCACGGCAATAGAACGCTCTGGACGATTGCGGGAACTTGACCATGGATGCTGGCGTCGAAGCCGCCCCGGCCCCGTCGACGGCAGGTCGGCCTTTCACGGTGACCAACCGGCTGGTGCTGTCGATCGCCGTGCCGATGACACTGGCCTACCTGACGACGCCGCTGCTCGGCATCACCGACACGGCGGTCGTCGGACAGTTCGGCGACGCCGCCATGCTCGGCGGTCTCGCCGCCGGCGCCATCGTCTTCGACCTCGTCTTCTCGACCTTCAACTTCCTCCGCTCCGGCACCTCGGGCCTGGTCGCGCAGGCCTTCGGCAGCGGCGACGGCCGCGCCGAGCAGGCCTGGTTCTGGCGCGCCTTCATGCTGGCCATCGCCATCGGCATCGTCCTGGCGCTGGCCGGGCCGGCGGTCGCGTGGGCCGGTGCGCTGTTCATCGACGGCGAGCCGGCGGTGAGCGCGGCGATGAAGAGCTACGTGATCGTGCGCCTGCTCTGCGCGCCCTTCGCGCTCGCCAACTACGCGATCCTCGGCTACGTGCTCGGACGCGGCGAAGGCATGCTCGGCCTCTTCCTGCAGATCGTGCTCAACGGCGCCAACATCCTCCTGTCGATCTGGCTCGGCCTCGTGCTGGGATGGGGCCTGGAGGGCGTCGCCTGGGGCACCGTCTGCGGCGAGATCATCGCCTTCGTCATCGGACTGGGCGTCGTGTACAGGCGCTTCTCGGCGCTGCCGCGACTGTCGATGGCGGCGGTTTTCGACCGTGCGGCGCTGCGGCGCATGCTCGCCATGAACGGCGACATCATGATCCGCTCCTTCGTGCTGCTCTCGGCCTTCGCGCTCGTCGCCCGCCAGGGCGCGCAGCTCGGCACGCTGACGCTCGCGGTCAACGCCGTCCTGATGAACTTCTTCCTCGTCGCGGGTTACTTCCTCGACGGCTTCGCCACCGCGGCGGAACAGCTGGCCGGGCGTTCGGTCGGCGCCCGGCAGCGCAAATCCTTCGTCGACGCGATCTGGCTCACCAGCCTGTGGGGCTTTGCGATGTCGGGAGCCGTGGCCGTCGTGGTGATGCTGACCGGCGACGCGCTCGTGGCCTTCATCACCACCGCCCCCGGCGTGCGCGAGGCGGCTGCGACCTACCTGCCCTGGGCCGCCCTGACGGCGGTGTCGGGCGTGCTGGCCTTCCAGATGGACGGAGTCTTCATCGGCGCGACCTGGTCGCGCGACATGCGCAACATGATGCTGCTGTCCTTCGCGCTGTTTCTCGCGGCACTGTTCGTGCTGCCGGGGCTCTACGGCAACCACGGCATCTGGGCCGCACTGCACGTCTTCCTGCTCGCCCGCGGCCTCAGCCTGTCGGCGATGGTGCCCCTGCGCCTGCGCCAGACCTTCCCGGCGCCGGCCTGATCAGTCGAGCGGAACCGCCGCCCAGTGCTTGACGCGGCTGTCACGCAGCGCAGCCGGCGACGCGGCGTCCTCGCGGTCGAGAATGGCCGAGAGTCCCTCGACGATGTGGCCGGGCAGAGAGGGCCCGTCGTAGATCATGCCGGTATAGAGCTGGACGAGATCGGCCCCGGCGCGGATCTTCTCGGCCGCGGCTTTCGCCGAATCCACGCCGCCGACACCGATCAGCGCGAACGATCGACCGAGCCGCTGCCGCATGCGGGCGAGCACGGCCGTGGAACGGGAAAACAGCGGCCGGCCCGAGAGGCCGCCGGTCTCCGTCCTCTCGCGAGCCGTGAGGCCGGCGCGCGACAGCGTCGTGTTCGACACGATGACGCCGTCGATGCCGTGCGCCGCAACCTCGGCGGCGACGTCGTCGAGGTCGGCCTCGTGCAGGTCGGGCGCGATCTTGAGGAAGATCGCGATCTCCGGCTTCGCGCTCGCCGCACGCGCGGCCGCGACCCGCGACAGGAGCTGCGCCAGCTGCTCGCGGCCCTGCAGGTTGCGCAGGCCCGGCGTGTTCGGCGACGAGATGTTGACGGTGAGATAGGAGGCGACCGCGGCGAAGCGACGGATGCCGCTCTCGTAGTCGGCGATGCGGTCTTCGGCATCCTTGTTCGCGCCGATGTTGACCCCGACGATGCCGCGCCTTGCCGTCAGGGGCGACAGGCGGGCGAAGGCCGCGTCATGGCCTTCGTTGTTGAAGCCGAGGCGGTTGATGACGGCGCCGTCCTCCGTCAGGCGGAAGATGCGCGGCCTGGGATTACCGCCCTGCGGCAGCGGCGTGATCGTGCCGACCTCGGCGAAGCCGAAACCGAGCCGAAGCAGTGCCTGCGGCACCTCGGCGTTCTTGTCGTAGCCGGCAGCCATGCCCAGCGGATTGGGAAAGGTGAGGCCGGCCACCCGCGTCTCGAGACGCGGATCGGGCTTCGGCCGGCAGCCGAGCGGTGCGCCCGATTTCAACGCCGCGATCGACAGCCCGTGCGCCGTCTCGGGATCGAAGGCGAAGAGCGCACGGCGGCCGACCGTGTCGAGCAGCCGCCTCACGCCGACAGGTCCGGAAACACGTGGCGGCCGTCGGCGTCGAGCGGCAGCGGCCTCGCCCAGAGTGCCGCGCGCGGGTCCAGCGGTGCGTAGAGATGGGGGAACAGGGCGCCGCCCCGCGACACTTCCCATTTCAGCGCATCGCCCAGCGCTCTCGCGTCGACCGCCACCAGCAGGAGGTCGCCCTGCCCGGCGAAGTGCTTCGCGGCCGTCTCCGACACCTGGCCGGCGGTCGAGAAGTGGATGAAGCCGTCGGCGAGATCCACGGGCGCGCCTTCGAAGCGGCCGCGTTCCTCTGCCTCCCGCCACTCGGTCGCCGGAGAGATCTTGTAGATGATGTCGGTCATGCGCGCTCTATAGGGCGAAACCGGCCGCGACGGAAGCCAACGTCCCAATTCCGGCGTATTGCCGTGCCTCTGATGCCGCAATCATCGTCAGGAGGATGCCATGCCGACGAGACTCGCCGCAGCAACCATGCTCCTCGCGCTCGCCGCCACCGCAGGCGCATCCGCGCAGGAGGACCGCTACGCGATCGAACGCAAGGAAGACGGCTACGTACGGCTCGACACGCGCACCGGGCAGATGTCGCTGTGCTCGGAAGAGTCGGGCCAGTTGGTGTGCCGCCTCGCCGTCGACGACCGCGAGGCGTTGCAGGACGACCTCGACGCGCTCCAGGAACGGCTCGCGGCCGTGGAGGATCGTCTCTCCGCGCTGGAAGGCGTCCCGGCCGCCGGTCTGCCGAATGAAGACGAGTTCGAGCAGGGGCTGAGCTACATGGAGCAGTTCTTCCGCCGCTTCATGGGCATCGTCAGGGAGCTCGACGAGGAGACGCGCGCGCCCGACCGGACGTAGCGTCAGTCGCCGGATGCGGCGGTCGGCGCGGCGACTGACCTGCGCGTCGCCAGGTCGAGGATCACGGCCACGACCTCGGCGGTGACGACCGGCGCCCCGTCCCGAAAGCGCGAAATCTCGTGGTGCAGGCGCAGCGCCTTGCCGCCGGTCAGGATCGGGCGCGAATGGATCAGCAGCGCCTCGCCCGCCTTTGCCGGCCGGTGGTGCGTGAGCTTCATCTCCAGCGCGACACGGCCGTAGCCGCGTTCCCGCAACGTCGCGATGCCGACGCCGGCGACCTCCCAGACATGGGCCGCGGCATCCGACAGGCGGCCGACGAAGCCCTGGGCAAGGAGTTCGCCCGCGGCGTCGCACTGCATCGGCTGGACGATCGTGCGGCTGGACACCAGGCCGCCCCGCGCCAGCACGTCCTCCGGCCGCTCCGGTTCGGCCGGCTCCGGCGCGATTCCGCGTGGCAGAGCCGGCGCGATGTCGGTCTCCTGCACCAGACGACCGGGAGCCCGGATCCCGGACGGCGCGTCGAGCGCGGTCGCCGCGATCCTTCCCGTCTCCAAGTCGTCGAGCAGATGCACGGCAAATCCGGCGAAACGTCCGTCGGCGACGATCGCCGAGCGCATCCGCGCGATCCCACCGGCGTGGAGTTCCGAATGATAGCGCACGTGCCGGGTCCGCGGCAGCGGTCCGGCCATGTCGCCGCCATTCATTCCGGCGAAGAAGCGGGCCGCCTCGTCGAAGCGCTTGAAGTAGAACTGTACGTTCATGTGCGCATTGTCGTCGCACTCCCACGTGTTGACATAGGAGCGGTGGCTCTCGACGAAGCCGGTCATCGCCGGAGCCTCGCCCTCGCCGCACGCGTCATTCCATCCCGGTGCA
The nucleotide sequence above comes from Aquibium microcysteis. Encoded proteins:
- a CDS encoding AbrB family transcriptional regulator, encoding MLLASLSLVLAALLEWAALPAALLIGPMIAAVAAGVSGATVRPAPSLFVAAQGIIGCMIVSAIEPALFRTLLSGWPVILAAVLSTLAASSILGAMVARWGSLPGTTAVWGSAPGAASAMVVMADAFGADARLVAFMQYLRMIVVSISAALLARIWVDTGDLEREAIVWFPRLAVPDFPMTLAIAAIGAFGGRMSGIPGATLLGPLVLGIPLHLGLGLDLQLPEWLLAASYALIGWTIGLRFTRPVLLHAARALPQIAAAILVLIGFCAAIGAVLASSFDVDPLTAFLATSPGGMDTVAIIAAASGSVDLSFVMTLQMTRFLIVLLVGPPLARTIARRMSRGSP
- a CDS encoding DUF6460 domain-containing protein; the encoded protein is MSGSVSRFLGDSPLRVLLKLAVLSFLVGFAMHAFGWMPIDVWYALRDAALDIWRMGFDALGRFFSYFVIGAVVVVPIFLLIRLLSFRR
- a CDS encoding histone deacetylase — encoded protein: MPIDIVHHPDYDARFPAHHRFPMGKYSFLMDALRKRGLIKSSHLHEPGPVGADLLSLAHDPIYVEQVLARSVPEAIERDIGFPVDDRVARRAHLATSGTLLAARLALANGLACNTAGGSHHARRGQGAGFCTFNDVGVAALALLAEGAVRRVLVVDLDVHQGDGTADIFSAEPRVFTFSMHGDRNYPTRKIPSDLDVSLPDGTGDAAYMAKLEPLLPLLSLYARPDIVFYNAGVDPHADDRLGKLALTDEGLRSRDRAVLGHFRQAGVPVCGVIGGGYSDDVAALAERHAILFEVAAALADATEREPVSA
- a CDS encoding MATE family efflux transporter, which encodes MDAGVEAAPAPSTAGRPFTVTNRLVLSIAVPMTLAYLTTPLLGITDTAVVGQFGDAAMLGGLAAGAIVFDLVFSTFNFLRSGTSGLVAQAFGSGDGRAEQAWFWRAFMLAIAIGIVLALAGPAVAWAGALFIDGEPAVSAAMKSYVIVRLLCAPFALANYAILGYVLGRGEGMLGLFLQIVLNGANILLSIWLGLVLGWGLEGVAWGTVCGEIIAFVIGLGVVYRRFSALPRLSMAAVFDRAALRRMLAMNGDIMIRSFVLLSAFALVARQGAQLGTLTLAVNAVLMNFFLVAGYFLDGFATAAEQLAGRSVGARQRKSFVDAIWLTSLWGFAMSGAVAVVVMLTGDALVAFITTAPGVREAAATYLPWAALTAVSGVLAFQMDGVFIGATWSRDMRNMMLLSFALFLAALFVLPGLYGNHGIWAALHVFLLARGLSLSAMVPLRLRQTFPAPA
- a CDS encoding quinone-dependent dihydroorotate dehydrogenase is translated as MRRLLDTVGRRALFAFDPETAHGLSIAALKSGAPLGCRPKPDPRLETRVAGLTFPNPLGMAAGYDKNAEVPQALLRLGFGFAEVGTITPLPQGGNPRPRIFRLTEDGAVINRLGFNNEGHDAAFARLSPLTARRGIVGVNIGANKDAEDRIADYESGIRRFAAVASYLTVNISSPNTPGLRNLQGREQLAQLLSRVAAARAASAKPEIAIFLKIAPDLHEADLDDVAAEVAAHGIDGVIVSNTTLSRAGLTARERTETGGLSGRPLFSRSTAVLARMRQRLGRSFALIGVGGVDSAKAAAEKIRAGADLVQLYTGMIYDGPSLPGHIVEGLSAILDREDAASPAALRDSRVKHWAAVPLD
- a CDS encoding DUF952 domain-containing protein, whose translation is MTDIIYKISPATEWREAEERGRFEGAPVDLADGFIHFSTAGQVSETAAKHFAGQGDLLLVAVDARALGDALKWEVSRGGALFPHLYAPLDPRAALWARPLPLDADGRHVFPDLSA
- a CDS encoding thioesterase family protein; translation: MTGFVESHRSYVNTWECDDNAHMNVQFYFKRFDEAARFFAGMNGGDMAGPLPRTRHVRYHSELHAGGIARMRSAIVADGRFAGFAVHLLDDLETGRIAATALDAPSGIRAPGRLVQETDIAPALPRGIAPEPAEPERPEDVLARGGLVSSRTIVQPMQCDAAGELLAQGFVGRLSDAAAHVWEVAGVGIATLRERGYGRVALEMKLTHHRPAKAGEALLIHSRPILTGGKALRLHHEISRFRDGAPVVTAEVVAVILDLATRRSVAAPTAASGD